The following DNA comes from Deltaproteobacteria bacterium.
CGGCGGCGGCCGGCGGATCTCAGCGCCGATCAGCGTGTGCTCTATCTGAGCCTGCGCCGGGAAGCGGTCGCGCCGACGGTGCGGCTGCGGTTCTGGGCGCTCGGCCTGCTGCTCGCGCTGGCGAGCGCCCTCGGCGTGGTGGGCGGATGGTGCGCGGCGGTGCTGCGATGACGGACAACTATCACGCCTTCCTAGCAGAGAAGCATCTCCGAGCCGAGGCGGTCGGATTGGCTGATCCGCCTCCGCTCTCCCCGAGGCTCTTTCCCTTCCAGCACGATGTCGTGCGCTGGGCGCTCCGCCGGGGTCGCGCCGCGATCTTCGCGGACTGCGGGCTCGGTAAAGGGTGGATGGCGCTCGAATGGGCGCGGGTGGTCGCGGACGTGACACGACAGCCGGTCCTGATCGTGGCGCCCCTCGCTGTCGCGCAGCAATTCCAGCGCGAGGGGCGGAAGCTCGGCGTCCCCGTCCACATCTGCCGGGACGCCGCCGATATCACCGACGGCGTGAACGTCACCAACTACGACCGCCTGCATCGGTTCGAGGACGTGACGCTTGGGGGCGTCGTGCTCGATGAGTCTTCGATCCTCAAGGATCATACGTCTGCGACCCGGAATGCCATCCTTGCCCGCTTCGCGGCGACGCCATTTCGGCTGGCCTGCACTGCGACGCCCGCGCCCAACGACCACATGGAGCTTGGGAACCATGCCGAATACCTGGGTACGCTCTCGCGCCAGGAAATGCTGGCGACGTTCTTCTGCCACGACGGCGGGGAAACGCAGGCGTGGCGGCTGAAAGGGCACGCAGAGCGGGACTTCTGGCGCTGGGTCGCGTCGTGGGCGGTCTGCGTCCGGTACCCGAGCGACCTCGGCTACGAA
Coding sequences within:
- a CDS encoding DEAD/DEAH box helicase; the protein is MTDNYHAFLAEKHLRAEAVGLADPPPLSPRLFPFQHDVVRWALRRGRAAIFADCGLGKGWMALEWARVVADVTRQPVLIVAPLAVAQQFQREGRKLGVPVHICRDAADITDGVNVTNYDRLHRFEDVTLGGVVLDESSILKDHTSATRNAILARFAATPFRLACTATPAPNDHMELGNHAEYLGTLSRQEMLATFFCHDGGETQAWRLKGHAERDFWRWVASWAVCVRYPSDLGYEDGDYRLPPLHLHEHRVATSNALAQESGLLFAVEAQTLDAQRAARKASLEDRVAIAAELANRSREPWILWCDLNVESEALARSVPGAVEVRGSDDPETKESRLADFSEGRLRVLVTKPSIAGHGMNWQHCAHVAFVGLSHSFEAYYQALRRTYRFGQTRPVHVHIITSTGEGAVLANLKRKQAEAETLHAELVAHLEDFTAVKAAGRELATYRPHQPLTIPPWLISEAA